The genomic stretch GATGAATTTCCTTTCCTCCGGTAGCAGCCGGTACCCGCTTGAGACCTTGCGTTTGGCGGGAGTGGACATGAGCAACCCGAAACCGATTGAAGACACAATGGAGCATTTTTCAAAGCTGCTGCAGGAATTTGAGGAGCTTTACGATCGACACATGAATAGCCAGGCGCGGGCCTCCAGGGACTAGCCATGCCGACGAGGCGTTAGTCGCACCCCGTCACCAATCGGAAATCGCCGCCCATTGTGCTGATTTTTTCGCAGCGTTAAGATCCGCCGGGCTGACGCATGGGGCGTTTTTCCCCGCAACGTGGCAGGAAATTGGTGCGAATCGCTCCAGGCCCGCGATTTGCATGTACGCGAAGGGGCACAGGCAGCGATGCAGATTCAGCATCGTGTTTCCGTCGAATCATTTCGCTTTAGGAGCATGGCTCATGTCCGAGATGAATCCATTCAAGATCGCTCAGCAACAACTCGACGAGGCCGCAAAGAAGCTCGGTCTCGATCCCGCCACGCACGAGCTTCTACGGTGGCCGCAGCGCGAGTTTCGATACACGCTTCCAGTCAAGATGGACAACGGCCGCACAAAGGTTTTCCACGCCTATCGCGTTCAGTACAACGGCGCCCGCGGCCCGACCAAGGGCGGCCTGCGCTGGCACCCCGATGAAACAATTGACACGGTACGTGCACTGGCCGCATGGATGACCTGGAAGTGCGCGGTGGTGAATATTCCGTTGGGCGGCGGCAAGGGCGGCGTGACCTGCAATCCGAAGGAAATGAGCGAAAGCGAAAAGGAACGACTCGCCCGGGCCTACATGCGGGTGGTCGCTCGGGAGTTGGGCGTTCATCGAGATGTGCCCGCACCCGATGTCTACACCACGCCGCAGATCATGGCATGGATGATGGACGAGTACGAAACCATCGTCGGCCAAAGTCATCCCGGCGTCATCACGGGCAAACCAATTCCGCTGGGCGGCAGTGAAGGCCGCGGCGACGCCACCGCACGAGGCGGCGTCTATGTGGTTCGAGAGGCGGCGAAGAAGATCAAGCTCGACCCGTCAAAATCAACCTACGCCATCCAGGGCTTCGGAAACGCTGGTCAATTCGCCGCGACGCTTCACTCCGAAATTCTCGGAGGCGGCAAGCTCGTCGCCGTGAGCGACTCGCGCGGCGGTGTCATGAGCAAGGCCGGCATCGATCCGATGGCGATCGTGAAATACAAGAATGAAACCGGCAAGATCGAAGGCTTTCCCGGTACGACGCCGGTCAGCAATGCCGACCTGCTTGAACTTGACGTCGACATCCTTTACCCGGCTGCGCTCGAGGGCGTCATCACCGAAGCCAATGCAGGCAAGATCAAGGCCAAGCTGATCTGCGAACTCGCCAACGGGCCGACCACTCCCGGCGCGGATGAAATCCTGCACAAAGCCGGTCAGCTTGTCCTGCCCGATTTCATGGCAAATGCCGGCGGCGTCACCGTCAGCTACTTTGAGCAGGTCCAGAACACCTACAACTACTACTGGTCGCTCGAAGATGTGCACCAGCAGCTAGATCGGCGCATGACGGATGCATTCAATGCAGTCTACGAAACGCGCGAACGGGCGAAGGTTCATATGCGACTGGCCGCCTACATGGTGGCGGTGACGCGCGTGGCCGAGGCTTGCAAATTGCGCGGCTGGGTATGATCGCCCCCGCCTGAGTCCGGATTGTCTGCCCGGAACAAACTGCAAGAAATACGGTGGTGTGTCATCGGTGCGTGCCGGCGACACACCATTTTCTTTCCAAGCAACCCATTCCAATGCACGATGCAACGGAGGCGATATGCCCGCTCCGACGATCCCCTATAACATGCCCGCGCGAGACACCGACTGGCAATTCCACAGGGGAAGATCCTTGCTGGAGGATATGAGCAATCGACGAAGCTGCCGTTTCTTCTCTGACCGGCCGGTCGACCGCCGCGTACTCGAGCTGGCGATTGAGATCGGCCACTCCGCGCCGAGCGGAGCAAATCGCAAGCCCTGGCGATTCGTCGTCGTGGATGATCCGTTGCTGAAGCGGGAGATTCGCGTCGCCGCGGAAAAAGAGGAGCGGGATGGCTACGAACATCGGATGCCGCAGGAGTGGCTTGATGCGTTGGAGCCTCTTGGGACAACCTGGGAAAAGCCCTTCCTGGAGGTCGCCTCTCATCTCGTGATTCTGTTCCGCATCGACTTCGAGGAAAAGGACGGCCGCAAACTGCGGACTTACTAC from Phycisphaerae bacterium encodes the following:
- a CDS encoding Glu/Leu/Phe/Val dehydrogenase translates to MSEMNPFKIAQQQLDEAAKKLGLDPATHELLRWPQREFRYTLPVKMDNGRTKVFHAYRVQYNGARGPTKGGLRWHPDETIDTVRALAAWMTWKCAVVNIPLGGGKGGVTCNPKEMSESEKERLARAYMRVVARELGVHRDVPAPDVYTTPQIMAWMMDEYETIVGQSHPGVITGKPIPLGGSEGRGDATARGGVYVVREAAKKIKLDPSKSTYAIQGFGNAGQFAATLHSEILGGGKLVAVSDSRGGVMSKAGIDPMAIVKYKNETGKIEGFPGTTPVSNADLLELDVDILYPAALEGVITEANAGKIKAKLICELANGPTTPGADEILHKAGQLVLPDFMANAGGVTVSYFEQVQNTYNYYWSLEDVHQQLDRRMTDAFNAVYETRERAKVHMRLAAYMVAVTRVAEACKLRGWV
- a CDS encoding nitroreductase family protein, giving the protein MPARDTDWQFHRGRSLLEDMSNRRSCRFFSDRPVDRRVLELAIEIGHSAPSGANRKPWRFVVVDDPLLKREIRVAAEKEERDGYEHRMPQEWLDALEPLGTTWEKPFLEVASHLVILFRIDFEEKDGRKLRTYYPSESTGIAAGFFLMACQQLGLATLTHTPSPMTFLRELLCRPVFEKPFLLMPVGYPADNCTVPDIPKKPIADALQWNRGG